TACCGATGAACCGCCCACCTTCATCTGGGGTTCGGAAGATGCGGCAGATAGCTATGTTCTCCGTATCTGCAAGGGATATTTCCCTGACGACATATTTCTGGAGGAAGCGGTTGAAGATACCATTTACGTGATGCCCAAGGCTGTCTTTGCCATTGCGGATACCGGAACCTACATCTGGGCTGTGGCGTCATTGCCCGACGATGGCGATTTCTACTGGAGCGAAATCCGCTACCGATTCTTGGTGGGAGCCCCTGGTGAAGAACCGGTGTGGTATCTCGATACCACCTACTTCCCGCTGGGTGAAGGGTACGAATGGATATACCAGAGACATACCTACATTCGAAGCCATTACGGTGACGAAGACGATTACGATATCATAACCATTAGAGTCACAGAATCCTCAAGCGAAGGGAATCACCTTTACTTCAAACTGGAAGGCGGCAGCTTCGCAGACGTGGGTTCTCAGATTAGTATCGTAAACGACAGCATCTCACCATACTGGGGATACGAATCGGTGAGAATTCATGTTATTCCGCAACCTGCACATTACCGTCAAGAAGGTAATTACTACTATATAGATCTGGAAATAAGTTATCAGGGCGATACCTTGTGGATTGTTAATGAAGAATTCTATGACATGGATGGCTACTACGGCTATTCCACCCAAAGGCTGAAGGGGATCGGGGTGATACACCAACATAAGTGGTACTGGACCGGCGGGAGTTATGAGGATGGTCATCACCTCCAACTGCTTTACTTCATCAAGGGCGACACCGTATGGAGGTTCGAATGATTAAGAATGTGAAAAGGGTTGTTCTTCTAGCAACTGCTCTCCTGGTAATCACTGCCTTCATATCCTGCCAGGAAGAGATAGTGGAGCTACCTGAACCACCAATCTTGGTCTCCCCTACAGATGGAGCGGAGTTTTCTAACCAGGCTCCTACCTTCGTATGGAATCTGGAACCACTCGCAGAGCACTACCTCATCCGAATCACTCAAAACTCCTCCCACCAGGCCATCGTGAACGACACCACCCAAGACACAACCTACACGCTTTCTGAGCTCCTTTTCGCCCAGCTATGGGGTGGCACCTACACCTGGGCGGTGGCTTCGCTCTGTGAAAGAGAAGGGCCTCAATGGAGTGACTCGCGCAGTTTCGAAATCGACAGACCCGAGCCGCCTGACTCTGTCCTTATCTCCCCTCAAGATGGATCAGTGTTCGACAATCAACCACCTGTCTTCTTATGGCATAGTTTTGAAGGGGCGAATGGATATGTCCTGAGAGTTGTCAGGGATAGCTTCATGCTGGGGGAACTCTTGGTGGAGGATACCCTGAATGATACCACGTATACCATGACCAAGAACATGTTTGAAGGCGCGGTAAACGGCAACTACGTGTGGGCGGTGGCACCTATAATACATGACGACAAAATTGGCTGGTGGGAGTTCCGTACATTTTCAATCGAAAAACCTTTACCCGAGGGTCCTCAACTGATACAGCCTCTGGACGGTGAGGGTTTTGAATCAGAACCACCTACTTTCATTTGGCTTGCAGAACCACTTGCAACCTCATACTGGTTAGTGCTTTACGGAACCACCACTCCTTTCCCAGATACCCTTGTTTCTGACACTGTCGCCGACACAAACTACACCCTCAACCAAAAGCTGTTTGCCGAATCCTTCAACGGGGATTACACATGGAAAGTCGCATCTATATCCACAGCCGGTGAGCTTGTATGGAGCGAGAGTCGGAACTTAGCCTTCCACAAGCCCTTGCCTGAGCTTGATCTTGACACAACCTACTTCCCATTCGGACTGAATTACGAATGGACGTATGAAAGGTATAACGTATATTATGAATATTACGATAGTTACGAGTGGTATGAAACCATCACTGTACGGGTAGTGGACTCTGTATTTACTACAACCGGGTGGAGTTTTGATCTTGAAGGGTTTAACCAGGAGGGGTATGAATCCGAAACCTTCTGGGATGTGGGGAAGCACGTATACATCCACGGTGAAGTAATCGCTGTGTTTAACAAAGAGAAAATTAACCTTAATCCTGAACCTAGGGGCTCCTACGAGGAAGGATTTGAGGTTTCCTATAAGAACGACACCTTATATCTAGCCTCGTATAATCCAGGCAACTATTCATCTTCTAGGTCCTCAACCTATCGGTTAAAAGGAATCGGAGTGGTTAAACAATCCCACTACGAATCAAGAGATTACGGCTGGGTGGGTTGGAGCGCAGATGACCGCCTCCTCTACTTCATCAAGGACGGGGATACGGTGTGGAGGGCTGAGGAGTAAATCTCAGATCAGATGTTGCCTTACTAATTCTTCTATTCTTTCCAGCGCGGCGGAAACCTCAGGGCTAAGCGGCTGATTGAGGGTTAAATCACCCGCCTGGATACCTAACATCTCAATCTTGAGGTCAGGGTGATCAATAAACGCCATCTTCACCCAGAAGGAAAGCGGCACCCCGTGTGTGGAAAGTATCCGAATAGGAAGTTTGAGGAGTTCGTCTGCAGAAAAGAATCGGACCTCGCCCGGCTGGCCGCCCCAGTCACACGCGTCTATGAGTAAGACCCTATCGGGTTTCTCTTTATCCACCAGACCCAGCGCGTTCTCAGGAACCTCGCCCGCATCCAAAAGCAGCCAGTCTTGGGGTAAGTCCATGGATTCTTTTAACTTATCAATGGCCAGCGGCCCGAAGGCGTCATCGGCACGCATCCGGTTACCTACACCAACTATCAGCACCTTAGCCATCCACCAACCTATCTATGATCCTGGCAAGCTGACCGGTCTCGTGACATCGCCCGAACCGGGCTATGACCCTAGGTTTGGGTTTGTAAGGAAAACGTCCCTCAAGAAGCATACGCAGGGCGTCTATAACCCCATCAATATCTCCCTCGGGCACTACAACGCCGGTGCCGGTCTCCCGAATAAGCTCCGCGGTCTCGTGAGAAGGATTGACCACGGCCAGCACAGGCGTGCCCGAACCGATATACTCATAGATCTTTGCAGGGACAATGAGGTGCGAATACTCCGCATGATAGGGAAGCCAGGCGAGATCGGCACGTTCTAACCGCCGCATCACCTTGCGGTGGGACAGATGCCCCAGTCTTTCAATGAAGGTAGAGACCCCGCTACGACGGATTCGCTCCTCTTCAACCGCGCTTAGCTCCCCCATTATCTCAACACGCAACCGAGCAGGTGTAACCCCATCCTCATCCCTAAGCCTGCGTATAGCCGCATACAGCGTCGTTCCGCGATTGATATGATCCAGTCCGAGTATACCGGTATAGCAAACAGTTAAGGGCCTTCGTTCACGGGTGCTAGGAGTCTTACGGGTAGGTGTGTTACGGGTGTTACGGGTGAAGTCCGCGGCGTCGAACCCGTTGGGGATGTAGTGGATACGTGGGGCAAGGTGTTGGTAGCGCTTACGCAAATCGTCGGTATGCGAGCGTGTAACCGCGATGATGGCATCGGCGTATTCCAGAACGTCGCGCTCAACCCGCTTGTTTAAGGCACGCTTCCAGCCCGGCTTGTCGTGTTCCGGATGCCCAACCCAGGGATCGCGCATGTCTACAATGAGTGGAAGATTGGCTACCCTTTTGAGAAGGCGCCCCAGAAGAAGATTACTGTACGGCGGAGCGGTAATGAAGACCGCGTGAGTTTTCTCACTCATCCTATAAGCGAGCCTGAATGCCGCAGGGATGTATGCGGTCTGGGTATCGGGCCATGAAAAGCGCCTGGCAATCCAGCGCAAGGGACTGTCAATTCGTGGCCGCAGCGGGCCGAGGAGCTTTTGACGCATCCTAAAGCTGTCAAGACCTGCAACGCGATAGAGTGAGACGTGGCGAACCTCAGCAAGCATCTCCTCGTCGGCAGCATAGAACGCCGAGGGCTGC
The candidate division TA06 bacterium B3_TA06 DNA segment above includes these coding regions:
- a CDS encoding hydrogenase 3 maturation endopeptidase HyCI, translating into MAKVLIVGVGNRMRADDAFGPLAIDKLKESMDLPQDWLLLDAGEVPENALGLVDKEKPDRVLLIDACDWGGQPGEVRFFSADELLKLPIRILSTHGVPLSFWVKMAFIDHPDLKIEMLGIQAGDLTLNQPLSPEVSAALERIEELVRQHLI